CTGGCAAGAAAACGCACTGATAATCTACTATAAACGATAGAAATGATAGAAATGATCTGATTCCTTGCCAATCCTTTTGgtttctctgtccctctcacTGCTGCACTTCTGGAGTTTCAGTTCCTCCGAATCAATAATACGCACTTCATAAACTTTTGTTATCACCAGCAGCGTGTAGGAAGGTGCATGTTGCTGCTGGTGACAAATGAAACTTTACTCCAAAAGCCTTCCTTTTCCTTCAGAAATGCCAAACTGTTAAAAGCGTCTACCGAGTTAAACTGCCATTGAATTTAATTGAgctataaaacaacaaataatgaGACATAAAGATGAGGAGAGACTCTTAGGTGACACTTGGAGGGCAGGTTTACAAACTGACCACTTTCAGACAGATTTCAGACATTCAAAGTGTAATTGGATCCACATGAtgttgtgtctgtctgcctgtgtgttttggtggtttaaGTGGTGACTGCATATGCGAAGCCTACACCGACATGCAAAACATGCAGGTGAACACGGTTTCTCTGCGTGAGAGAGAAGtgtgaggaaggaggagagggagatcAAGCTGGGCAATGTGGGTTTGTCTTAATAAAAGGCTTTCAGAAGGAGGCCAGAGGCAATGAAAGGCCAGGCGAGGATCAAAGCCTTCCGTCTGTAATCAGGAAAACTGAATAAAGACGAGCTTATACAATAACCTGCTGGCCCACACACAGACTGACCTCAGCACATACACTCTAGCCGCAGCACATACATGGCCAACATATTGTACACAAGCGTGTGTACGCATGATGGCGGATGTCTTTTGACCTGATGTTGATGAACAGTTAAACTAAAAAAAGCAAAGTTTTAGTCTTGCACTTggagacatttatttaaaaacacactgactCTGCCACTAAAAACAGGCCCTTTGCCAATTTTAGGTGCTGACCCAGAGTTAAAGCAACAAAggctgcagagaaacagagctTTCTCTGTTATACAACACACGAGGATTGGGGTTCTTATTGGAACTAGAAAGCGCTCAAAGAGGACGAATGTCAACTAAAGTAACTCCAGTTTTTTCAACTGCATCAAAATATACATAACAATCAAAATCATATTGATATGCCTGAGTTTTTTTCATTCAGGTTAAGTGCAGTAGttaatgagaaaaacaaaaagaaagaattcCCACCTATTTTCATTGAAGTCTTTTTCACTGTCAAATCCTAACCCCCTGCAGATTTGACACGTGAATGTAAAAGGTTTGTGCCGGTAGTTTGCATATAAAACAGACTGCAATCTTAACATGTTGGTCTCATTTCTGAATAAGCATCCAAGTCACGTTCATGTTGTTTTGTGCATGTTGTTACACATGGACTTTCATTCCATGTTTGAAAAGCGGCCAGTTTCTCGCAGTTGTTCAAAACAGTCCCCCCAAACTTTTGCCTTATTCTTGACACATGATCCTCAGAGAGAGCTTCACACTTGTTGGAGTATCATCTTCCAAAAAGTATTCTTTGCGATAACACGCCGCCTAAAAAGCAGTCAAACAACGAAAACAAGCAGGGCCCACAGCAGAACCTCCTTGGTGGAAGtgattaaatcaaattaataaaaaataaaccagCTGGCAAGGCGCCTGATTCATGCACCTTGTTGATTGCCGTTTTGCACATTACTCACCCTGACATTCATGTCTGCCTCATATCTAAGTGTCGAATTACACACCGTGACGTAATTTAACCTTAATGAGTGTGTTGTGCTCTGCTCCAGGTGCTGGTTTTGTCCACCAGATTACTGAGGCCGACGGATATCGCTGAGCTGCTCTTCGCCACACAAAGGTTGTTGCCTGATGTCAGTGTCTAATAAGGCCATCACGTGAAAACACACCCGCTCGCACACGTGGGAGGACACATGCACCGCCATCGCCCCGACGCCTCGTCAGGTGCGAGTCGAGCTTGAGCAAGTGGAAATCAAGGGAACGACACGCAAATGAAGAAACATTCCTATCTTGTTTATGTCATTGCGTCTTATTGAATTTAACTTGAAAGCAAACTAAAAAGTAATTAGATAAAAGTAGCTATTTGGGTATATTTTTCTTGGAGaaaatttactttgtgtgtCAGTATCCCTTCACTTCTGCCAAACAGAAGTATTCAGGTACATCAAGTGTTAATACAATAAAATCAGTTACTTTTCAAACAGTCATGTGATGTTGTCTTTTCGTTTGCAAATACATAAGGCTCCATTGTTAGCCGTTTTCGACCAGGCTGTGTTAAAagtaggctgtgtgtgtgaactgtTGGTGGTGGAGAGAATACACACTCGGTTAGCATCCATTCACACCTCGCCACATCATATGGTGACAAACCAGAGCAGAATAATTAAGAAGTCTTTTCACACGGTCTGCTAGGGCCGACAATTTGCTCACCTCTAGAGCCCCCACAACCCCCCCACcctttattctctctctcttcccaaaATGAGTCATGGCTAGAGCTCAGTAATTTCACCCACCTACACACCTGAATCAATTGTGAATACAAGAGTCTCCCACATATTGTCAGAGACAGGGAGTGTAGATATCCAGTAAACCCTGTGTTCTGAGGCCTTGACAGATTGTAACAGGATATTCAGGATTCACTAATTAGGTTCTGGATTGTAAATAAACAGATGTCTTAACATGCACATTCAGATTTTATTGGAAGTGCTTAATAATTTAGTGTTTTTCCACTTGTCTTCTGGCAGCTTGCGATTCTCAGAAGAgtctaataaaaacaaactcttCAGGCTCTTTCCAACCACTTCTTGTTAAGTTGATTATCTGGGGTCAGTgactgtacttttttttttttggtgtagACATCTCAAAACCTGAACCACCTAAGCTGTACAGTCTTGCTTCTGTTGTCTTCAGTGCTCTTTAATTGGTAGGCAAGACTGCCAGTTTCTGTGGGTCATCCCCTTCACTGCAGCAGTGAAGTTTTATGGAGCCAAGGCCACCCCATTGACAAAGTGAAAGTTTACCATGTGAATGTGCTTGCTTGTACTGTTGCAGTTGATAAAGATAAATCAGAGACATAGTCAAATTCATCGTCATTTTTATTGTGAACAAAATGAGAATTTATAACAAATAGGCCCTTTGGattattcctttttattaaaGTGCATCAGTGATGATAACCTCCACATGCTACATATGGTGTCTGCTGTTCCACTACCTCATTTCTGTCATACAAAATGATTGTTCTAGATGCTGCAAAAATATACACTGCAGGTATTGACATACAAGAGAGGGCACACACACGGCTGCACAGAGCACTGGCACAATTAGCTGGTATAATAATTCCAGCATTCAGTAGTGCCGTGTAATGACACTGGATAAAACTGCCACAATGGGCCGCACAGCTAAAAATAAGCAGTAGTCCTTCAGAGTTGCTGTTGCCAGGAGAGCTTGATTTACAGTTTGATTTTATATGCAGAGAGTCGGATTCAGTCAGCCTCACACTGCTGCCTCTGCGTCCTGAGGAGTCATCTCTTCTGAACAGATGAAGAACTTCCTCACGGCTTCTCCTCACACATGGTATCTGAAAGGACACCTGCCCACTTAGAGGTCACCACCTCTGTAAAGATTCAGCGTCCAGCCCCTTTAGGACCAGTTCATGTCACACCCGTCTTTGTCAGCCAGACTGGTACGGGACATCAGTGGAGAAGCATGAATCTTCTGTCCTAATTTCTCAATGGTTTCTTCCTTTCTGTGAATCCTTTCTCACACCGAGGTGACAGTCCTGACTTTCGCCGACAGCGCTTGCTTGAAGCGCCTCTTCAGGTCTTGCATGTTGGGAGACTTTGGCCTGGGGATTAGGGGCGAGCGCCTCTTCTCCGTGGCAGCGCTGGCTGAGTTGGAGGCAGGAGGCGGCTGCTTGGCTAGCTGGCAGCACAGCCTATGGAAAGCCTTGTGCACCTGGCTGTAGTCCTCACTGGCAGATACTTCATAGAAAGAGCAGCCCAGTGTGCTTGCCAGCAATGGGCCCTGCTGGGAGTCGACCCGCCTCAGGTGCAGCAGGTCAGCTTTATTGGCCAGAAGAATTACAGGAGGCATATTGGCACCGCCAACACGAACAATCAGCTGGTGCAACTGATTAATCAAGTCAAAGCTGTTGCGGTCTGTCACAGAGTACACCAGCACCACTGCGTCAGCCCACTGGATGGAGCAGGTCACATGGTCAGGTAGACTGATGCCATTGTCAGTCAGCTAggaaaggggaggaggaaaaaaattatAAGGGAGACTGATTAAATACAACCCAGCACACTCAACTTTGACAAACATTTCAAGAATTTGTCCTTGACTAAAGAATGAATCAGAATTCAGACCAGATGAAACACACTGGCTTTATGCAACTGATCTTTAGTCATGACTGGAATGCCGACTGAGGCAGACAAGAGCTATAGGGTTACTCCTCCTGAACAGTGAGGTGTGGGTGATTGAGGACTGGATCAGGGTATCATTTACCCTGGCCTCAGACATCCATTAGCCTAAATGGGAGATTAGACAGCCAGGCTAAAATGGCTCTACTTCAGGAGAATATACATGCGCGGGCatctttggttttggactggTGCCCCATAGAGAGGCTTAGATTGTAACAGTGAATTAGATTATTTTTGTATCGGATTATCCTCAGCTCTTGAATAGATTTATGTGCGAGAACCCCCGTCAGCCCTTTTACCTTGCAGTCAGCCGAGGGGAAATAAACTGtaatctgtttgttttatatctgaggagaggagagggttTTACCTCCACACCAGGTGTGTCTTGAACCTGGATGGTCACTTGCTCTGCATCAACCTGGACTTCTCTGGAGTAGAGATTACCTGCACATACAGAAGAAACAAGAAGAATTTTAACACAAAACAGATTCAACATTTTATAAGAGAGCCATTTAGTCCATTTCATCCACAAAAATTATAACTGCTCAGTTACTCACCAGCATTTCTCTCGTAGTCGCCGATGAAGCGCCGCGTTAGGAATCTCACCACGAGCGCTGAAACAAAGCAAAGCGATAACACAGTGTTAGACAAttatataacagaatataagaCAAAATAACCATGAGTAAAATAGAGCACAATGTTTAATTCATTTCCTTACCGGTTTTCCCAACTCCGCTGCCTCCTATCACAGCCATTTTAATGACCCGGTTGGGCACCGAGTACTCAGCTGCCGGATACTCCGCAATTGTCGTCATGTTGTGGATGAGACGCATTTTCTTCCGTTTGTCAATTCCGTCCGAGAAAGCAAAAATGGAGACAAAACAAGTTCCTTGTT
This genomic window from Micropterus dolomieu isolate WLL.071019.BEF.003 ecotype Adirondacks linkage group LG05, ASM2129224v1, whole genome shotgun sequence contains:
- the rasl11b gene encoding ras-like protein family member 11B gives rise to the protein MRLIHNMTTIAEYPAAEYSVPNRVIKMAVIGGSGVGKTALVVRFLTRRFIGDYERNAGNLYSREVQVDAEQVTIQVQDTPGVELTDNGISLPDHVTCSIQWADAVVLVYSVTDRNSFDLINQLHQLIVRVGGANMPPVILLANKADLLHLRRVDSQQGPLLASTLGCSFYEVSASEDYSQVHKAFHRLCCQLAKQPPPASNSASAATEKRRSPLIPRPKSPNMQDLKRRFKQALSAKVRTVTSV